From Vicinamibacteria bacterium:
CGGCATCCGTAGAGGCGGGCCACCTCCGCCGAGCGCGGGCTATCCGCGTCGTAAACCCCGACCAGCCGCGCCCCGGGCAGGCTGTGGTAGACCCGTGCGTGCTGCTTGCCGAGAGCACCCACCCCGACCACCCCCACCCGCACCACGCGCTCAGTCATGGGCGGGCGGCTCGTCGAGGGCACCCATGCCCCAGACCGTCAATCCGTGGCGGTTGGCCTCGGTCAGAAACTCGGTCCGGTCGATCAGCAGCGTCTTCCCCGCCTCCACCGCGAGCGTGCGCGCTCCCGATTCGCGCATGGCCTCGAGCGTGCCCCCCCCCACGACGGGCACGTCGAAGCGCATGTCCTGCTTCGGCTTGGCCACCTTGACTACCGTCGTGCCGGGCCCCGCGATCCGGCCCGCCCGACGGATCACGTCGTCGGTCCCCTCCATGGCCTCCAGGGCCACCGCTGCCCGGTCCTTGACCACGACCGTCTGCCCGAGGTCGAGCCTGGCAAGGGCCCTCGCCACTTGGCAGCCGTACGCGATATCCTTGCGCTCCTCCCGCGAGGGAGCCCGACGGGTCATGGCCCCCACCTCGGCCAGCTGGTCCTGCAAGAAGAGGGTGGAGGGGAGGAGCGTGATCCCCTCTCGGGCTAGGGCCTCGA
This genomic window contains:
- the lpxI gene encoding UDP-2,3-diacylglucosamine diphosphatase LpxI (LpxI, functionally equivalent to LpxH, replaces it in LPS biosynthesis in a minority of bacteria.) → MTVAESSAPPPLGLIAGNGRFPFLVAAGARQAGRRVVAVAIREEASPELAQAVDEIHWVGLGQLGRCIEALRSGGAVEAVMAGQVKHRQIFADIVPDLKLMGVLGRLALKNTDSLIGGVVEALAREGITLLPSTLFLQDQLAEVGAMTRRAPSREERKDIAYGCQVARALARLDLGQTVVVKDRAAVALEAMEGTDDVIRRAGRIAGPGTTVVKVAKPKQDMRFDVPVVGGGTLEAMRESGARTLAVEAGKTLLIDRTEFLTEANRHGLTVWGMGALDEPPAHD